Proteins encoded together in one Benincasa hispida cultivar B227 chromosome 1, ASM972705v1, whole genome shotgun sequence window:
- the LOC120070272 gene encoding uncharacterized protein DDB_G0271670, with amino-acid sequence MLEIPNLAADDDDMDDGMKCSYHPYRSNQGGICALCLQEKLGKLVSSSSPLPLPPPPPSSSSSSSSSFRSDFAAVRHSAASSVQFRPQNGSHCHDYHAAPARTRIPFLSKKKKKNQPEVGFRRSKSTTTPARGKFLDPYHGEDYSPKNRGWIWSLFDLSTKSHSLRKIDHGGLRESSKIASLPTAAASEKLKGKCAETSKDFSGTGTTEDDDGGVEDSPNSSQASASVSSFERKVSRSRSVGCGSRSFSGDLFERITGFGDCTLRRVESHREGKPKINPTAVATLQDGSDCLKERVKCGGIFGGFMIQTSSSSSSASSSYWVSSSSGEEGRLPAMTAPAPYVQGRSKNRGWAFASPMRALSKPSSSSSEGKRESSDKNSTPNLEAIPSLLSVRI; translated from the coding sequence ATGCTCGAAATACCCAACCTCGCCGCCGATGACGACGACATGGACGACGGCATGAAGTGCAGTTACCATCCTTATCGGAGCAACCAAGGAGGGATCTGCGCTTTATGTCTTCAAGAGAAGCTCGGCAAATtagtctcttcttcttcccctcttcctcttccacctcctcctccttcttcttcttcttcttcctcttcctctttcaGATCCGATTTCGCCGCCGTCCGTCACTCTGCTGCTTCCTCTGTTCAATTTCGCCCCCAAAATGGAAGTCACTGCCACGATTATCACGCCGCACCGGCAAGGACTCGAATACCCTTTctgtcgaagaagaagaagaagaaccagCCGGAGGTAGGTTTTCGCCGGTCTAAATCCACTACCACTCCGGCTAGAGGGAAATTTCTGGATCCTTACCATGGTGAAGATTATAGCCCTAAAAACAGAGGATGGATTTGGTCTTTGTTTGATCTTTCTACTAAATCCCATTCATTGAGGAAAATCGATCACGGGGGTTTGCGGGAGAGTTCGAAGATCGCGTCGCTACCGACCGCCGCGGCGTCGGAGAAGTTGAAGGGAAAATGCGCGGAAACGTCGAAAGATTTCTCCGGTACCGGCACGACGGAGGACGACGACGGCGGTGTTGAGGATAGTCCAAACAGTAGTCAAGCCTCTGCCTCAGTCTCTTCGTTCGAACGGAAGGTGTCGAGATCCAGATCCGTCGGGTGCGGCAGCCGGAGTTTCTCCGGCGACTTGTTCGAAAGAATCACTGGTTTCGGCGACTGTACGCTACGGAGAGTGGAATCTCACAGAGAGGGAAAACCCAAAATAAACCCCACCGCCGTGGCCACCTTGCAGGACGGCAGCGATTGCCTGAAAGAGCGAGTGAAATGCGGCGGAATATTCGGCGGGTTCATGATTCAGACATCGTCGTCATCGTCTTCAGCGTCATCGTCGTACTGGGTATCATCATCCTCCGGCGAAGAGGGAAGACTCCCGGCGATGACTGCGCCGGCGCCGTACGTGCAAGGGCGGAGCAAAAACAGAGGTTGGGCATTTGCAAGTCCGATGAGAGCGTTATCGAAACCATCATCTTCATCCTCAGAAGGGAAAAGAGAATCATCGGACAAAAATTCGACTCCAAATTTGGAAGCCATTCCTTCATTGCTGTCTGTAAGAATCtga